In Dyadobacter sp. NIV53, a single window of DNA contains:
- a CDS encoding TonB-dependent receptor, which translates to MRKNLLFLCLFAIPGIVRAQQLNLFSGVVRDKNAAGIPDATIYLLNTNFGIAADAQGRFTIQNIPSGQYQAQFSAIGYAAITKNITLPGNNSEQVIDLREANTTLEEVIVTAQKREENQQRLPFSITSVSSRQVQEYRLWNSRDMTAIVPNLYSADPGDNRNLVSIRGITTTSYDPAVATYIDGVNQFGLDTYMAELLDIERIEVLRGPQGTLYGRNAMGGVINIITKKPSNETSGFAELSYGNYGQQRYSAGIRTPIIKNKLFLGVSGMFRKQDGFYKNVFNNTDFDRQQVTMGNYYLRYLANDRLNITLNVKHVANRNNGTFPIVSSIDEAFANPFKLNQNSLGKMIDNTVNSSLSINYTGRAFNFSSQTAYQSNYRYYNNPVDGDFSPIDGVSIVNNYGPDWNKVKVGTQEFRFSSPAGNESAFSWIAGAYGFYNHNPVKQGTHFGEDGELVGAPFPNFTSININTGKSYGLAFFGQGTYRVTPKFEITAGLRYDYEHRKQDIRGEFQEDGGEAMVTLPDTSSKASFKAFSPKMSLSYHIAESHTAYATYSRGFRTGGITQLSSDPSQPPLYPYKPEYSNNFEIGIKNTFFNNRLRLNVAGFYTNVTDAQVPTLILPEAIIITRNAGKLVSKGAELELTATPVRGLEITYNFGYTSAKYTELSLAMNGEQVTLKNNRQVFTPDVTSMLALQYGYDLGGSQKWRLIARGEWRYLGKQYFDLANQLEQSAYSLFNVRAGISSRHWELFFWGRNLGDKKYVDYAYNFGAARLGNPKTFGASLRVNF; encoded by the coding sequence ATGAGAAAAAACCTACTTTTCCTTTGTCTGTTTGCGATTCCCGGCATTGTCCGGGCACAGCAGTTAAACCTGTTTTCGGGAGTTGTCCGTGATAAGAATGCCGCTGGTATTCCGGACGCAACGATCTATTTATTAAATACCAATTTCGGTATTGCCGCCGATGCTCAGGGCCGGTTTACTATTCAGAATATACCTTCCGGCCAGTACCAGGCGCAGTTTAGTGCTATTGGTTATGCTGCCATTACCAAAAACATTACACTCCCGGGCAACAACAGCGAACAGGTTATTGATCTTCGGGAGGCCAATACAACGCTTGAAGAAGTAATTGTTACGGCTCAAAAAAGAGAAGAAAACCAGCAAAGATTACCTTTCAGTATTACTTCGGTTTCGAGCCGGCAGGTGCAGGAATACCGGTTATGGAACAGCAGGGATATGACCGCCATTGTGCCCAATTTATATTCTGCTGATCCGGGTGATAACCGTAATCTGGTTTCTATCAGGGGTATTACCACTACTTCCTACGATCCGGCTGTTGCTACTTATATCGATGGTGTCAATCAGTTTGGGTTGGATACTTACATGGCTGAATTGCTTGATATAGAACGTATTGAAGTATTGCGCGGGCCTCAGGGAACTCTGTATGGCCGAAATGCCATGGGCGGTGTTATCAATATTATCACAAAAAAACCTTCCAATGAAACCAGTGGTTTTGCCGAACTGAGTTATGGCAATTACGGACAACAGCGTTACAGTGCCGGAATCAGGACGCCAATTATTAAAAATAAATTATTTTTGGGTGTTTCCGGCATGTTCAGAAAACAGGACGGATTTTACAAAAACGTGTTTAATAATACCGATTTTGACCGGCAGCAGGTTACAATGGGCAATTATTATCTTAGGTATCTGGCCAATGACCGGCTGAATATTACGCTGAACGTAAAACATGTTGCAAACCGTAACAACGGAACTTTCCCGATTGTATCCAGTATTGATGAGGCTTTTGCGAATCCGTTTAAATTAAACCAGAACTCGCTGGGGAAAATGATTGATAATACAGTCAACAGTTCCTTATCCATAAATTACACAGGAAGGGCTTTCAACTTTTCTTCCCAGACCGCCTACCAATCCAATTACCGGTATTATAACAATCCTGTTGATGGTGATTTCTCCCCGATCGATGGCGTTTCCATTGTCAATAATTATGGCCCGGATTGGAACAAAGTTAAGGTAGGAACGCAGGAATTCCGATTTTCTTCACCGGCTGGCAACGAGTCGGCATTTAGCTGGATTGCGGGTGCTTATGGCTTTTACAACCATAACCCTGTAAAACAAGGCACACATTTCGGAGAAGATGGCGAGTTGGTTGGAGCACCATTTCCAAATTTCACGAGTATCAATATCAATACAGGCAAGAGCTATGGACTGGCATTTTTTGGCCAGGGCACTTATCGTGTAACACCAAAATTTGAAATTACCGCCGGCCTTCGCTACGATTATGAGCACCGGAAACAGGATATCCGCGGTGAGTTTCAGGAGGATGGGGGAGAAGCAATGGTTACTTTACCCGACACCTCTTCGAAGGCAAGTTTTAAGGCATTTTCACCAAAAATGAGTTTGTCGTATCACATCGCAGAAAGTCATACTGCCTATGCTACTTACAGTCGTGGTTTTCGTACGGGCGGCATTACACAGTTATCATCTGATCCTTCGCAGCCACCTTTATATCCGTACAAACCAGAGTACAGCAATAATTTTGAGATTGGTATTAAAAATACTTTTTTCAATAATCGCCTGCGTTTGAACGTAGCCGGTTTTTATACCAACGTGACGGATGCACAGGTACCAACGCTGATTTTACCAGAGGCCATCATTATTACCCGTAATGCCGGTAAGCTCGTAAGCAAAGGAGCTGAACTTGAACTGACTGCGACGCCGGTAAGAGGCCTGGAAATAACTTATAATTTTGGTTATACCTCTGCAAAATATACGGAATTGTCACTGGCAATGAACGGCGAACAGGTTACGCTGAAAAATAACCGTCAGGTATTTACCCCGGATGTAACATCCATGCTGGCCCTGCAGTATGGTTATGATCTGGGTGGTTCCCAAAAATGGAGGCTGATTGCACGTGGTGAGTGGCGTTACCTGGGAAAACAGTATTTCGACCTGGCAAACCAGCTGGAGCAAAGTGCTTACAGCCTGTTCAATGTACGTGCAGGAATTTCTTCCCGTCATTGGGAGCTTTTCTTTTGGGGACGTAATCTGGGTGATAAAAAGTATGTGGATTATGCGTATAATTTTGGAGCAGCGCGTCTGGGAAATCCCAAAACATTTGGGGCGTCTCTCCGGGTCAATTTCTAA
- a CDS encoding endo-1,4-beta-xylanase produces the protein MNRIAVTLILLAGLITTGFSYSITKPSLLPVSADTVKGLKDYFRNYFPIGVAVAPKNLKGAEAELIRHEFNSITAENAMKMGPIHPKEDRYNWRDADSIVAFAVKNKLLVRGHNLCWHSQAPSWLFVDNNGKTVSKEILLQRLKDHIYTVVKRYKGKIYAWDVVNEAISDNQDEYLRNSEWYKICGEDFIAKAFQYAHEADPEAILYYNDYNEISPVKREKMYKLLKGLKDAGVPVHGVGLQGHWAVNEPTKEQLDSTLRKFAGLGLKIQITELDISVYPKEHNARAKKPEDTDTSFTPEKESKQAEVYKNCFEVFYKYRQDITGITFWNISDKDSWLDNFPVKGRKDYPLLFDQNLKPKKVYQQVIKTFDGLQGK, from the coding sequence ATGAATAGAATTGCCGTAACGTTAATTTTATTGGCCGGTTTGATTACTACTGGTTTTTCTTATTCCATAACCAAACCCAGTTTATTGCCGGTTTCTGCTGATACCGTTAAAGGGCTAAAAGATTATTTCAGGAATTATTTCCCGATAGGTGTAGCAGTAGCACCGAAAAACCTGAAAGGTGCAGAAGCTGAATTGATTCGTCACGAGTTTAATAGTATTACAGCAGAAAATGCGATGAAAATGGGGCCGATCCATCCCAAGGAAGATCGGTATAACTGGCGTGATGCGGATTCAATTGTTGCCTTTGCTGTAAAAAATAAGTTGCTGGTGAGAGGCCATAATTTATGCTGGCATTCTCAGGCACCTTCCTGGTTATTCGTAGATAATAATGGCAAAACGGTAAGTAAAGAGATTTTACTTCAGCGATTGAAGGATCATATTTACACGGTTGTGAAAAGGTATAAAGGGAAAATATATGCCTGGGACGTGGTAAATGAAGCAATATCGGACAATCAGGATGAGTATTTACGAAACTCTGAATGGTATAAAATATGCGGAGAGGATTTTATTGCAAAAGCATTTCAGTATGCGCATGAAGCCGATCCGGAAGCTATTTTGTATTATAATGATTATAATGAGATCAGTCCGGTGAAACGGGAGAAAATGTACAAGCTGTTAAAAGGTTTAAAGGATGCCGGAGTTCCTGTGCATGGAGTAGGGCTGCAAGGTCATTGGGCAGTGAACGAACCTACTAAAGAGCAGCTGGACAGCACACTTCGGAAGTTTGCAGGTCTTGGACTTAAAATACAGATCACTGAACTGGATATTTCAGTTTATCCCAAAGAACACAACGCCAGAGCGAAGAAACCTGAAGATACGGATACGTCATTTACACCTGAAAAAGAAAGCAAACAGGCAGAAGTATACAAAAACTGTTTTGAAGTTTTTTACAAATACCGCCAGGACATAACAGGCATCACTTTCTGGAATATTTCGGATAAAGATAGCTGGCTGGATAATTTCCCGGTCAAAGGCAGAAAAGATTATCCCTTATTATTTGACCAGAATCTCAAACCAAAAAAAGTATATCAGCAGGTTATAAAAACTTTTGATGGCTTACAGGGAAAATAA
- a CDS encoding ester cyclase: MVYEKGAFYKNYLTGFSNVKFTIVDVFGQGDKIVKHWNFKGKHIGDFFGIPAIRAKM, encoded by the coding sequence ATAGTATATGAAAAAGGTGCATTTTATAAGAATTATCTTACCGGGTTCAGTAATGTGAAATTCACTATTGTAGATGTGTTCGGCCAGGGTGATAAAATAGTCAAACACTGGAATTTTAAAGGCAAACATATCGGCGATTTTTTTGGTATTCCTGCTATACGGGCAAAGATGTAA
- a CDS encoding alpha/beta fold hydrolase, with protein sequence MRKKLFTYLVSLVLMQCAFGQSVLPVSTSGNKLYGNNAKAGNYADFRGFKMYYEIYGTGKPLLFIHGNGGSISDFKNQIPYFAKNYKVILADSRAQGKSVDTSDSLSYEMMADDFNALLDKIGVDSCYVIGWSDGGINGLLLATRHPEKVKKLAITGANLWPDTTALEPELFQWMVAANDSLGKVPQIPAVKAQKKLLNLMVYNPQITPADLKMVKCPALVIGGDHDVILRKHTMIIADAVPQSYLWILPDSGHSTLVVYKEMFNQVVGDFFKKPYRKLKGMAQLD encoded by the coding sequence ATGAGAAAAAAACTATTTACTTATCTGGTTTCGTTGGTGCTAATGCAATGCGCATTTGGGCAGTCGGTATTACCAGTTTCTACTTCGGGCAATAAGTTGTATGGCAACAATGCCAAAGCCGGGAATTATGCAGATTTCCGCGGTTTTAAAATGTACTATGAAATCTACGGAACAGGTAAACCACTTCTTTTTATTCACGGGAACGGCGGATCGATCAGCGATTTCAAAAACCAGATCCCATATTTTGCCAAAAATTACAAAGTGATCCTGGCCGATAGCCGTGCACAGGGAAAGTCTGTTGACACCAGCGATTCACTTTCCTATGAAATGATGGCCGATGATTTTAATGCTTTGCTGGATAAAATTGGCGTGGATTCCTGCTATGTAATAGGGTGGAGCGACGGTGGAATCAACGGATTATTGTTAGCAACCCGTCATCCTGAAAAAGTGAAAAAACTAGCCATTACAGGAGCAAATTTGTGGCCGGATACAACTGCATTGGAGCCTGAGCTTTTTCAATGGATGGTAGCAGCTAACGACAGTCTGGGAAAAGTGCCGCAAATTCCAGCTGTTAAAGCACAAAAGAAACTCCTTAATCTGATGGTGTACAATCCTCAGATTACGCCGGCCGATTTGAAAATGGTAAAATGCCCGGCATTGGTTATCGGAGGTGATCATGATGTAATTCTTCGGAAACACACGATGATTATCGCAGATGCCGTCCCGCAGTCTTACCTCTGGATCCTGCCAGATTCGGGGCACTCTACACTTGTGGTTTATAAGGAAATGTTCAATCAGGTAGTCGGTGATTTTTTCAAAAAACCTTACCGCAAACTGAAAGGTATGGCGCAGCTGGATTAA
- a CDS encoding proline-specific peptidase family protein, translating into MRLFGIISTAVNHSFLGLIIAVFTFTISCKPKPASTAETIAGYFDYGDSIESGGVKMIPIKTPVGDFKVWTKRFGTNPKIKIILLHGGPAMTHEYMECFETFFQKEGFEFYEYDQLGSYYSDQPTDSSLWTTDRFVEEVEQVRQAIHADSTNFYVLGNSWGGILGMEYALKYQKNLKGLLVANMVASAPEYGKYAEEVLSKQMKPEVLAEIRAIEAKKDFANPRFMELLIPNFYKEHLCRLEEWPDGINRSVKHGNGIIYTLMQGPSEFGISGRLAKWDIKNRLKEIVIPTLMIGAKHDTMDPKAMEEQSKIVQKGRYLYCPNGSHLAMWDDQKVFMTGVVRFIRDVDSGEFLR; encoded by the coding sequence ATGAGATTATTTGGAATCATTTCCACCGCTGTTAATCACTCTTTCCTGGGGTTGATAATTGCTGTTTTTACATTTACAATTTCGTGTAAACCTAAACCGGCTTCCACCGCAGAAACCATTGCCGGGTATTTCGATTATGGTGATTCTATTGAATCAGGTGGTGTGAAAATGATTCCGATTAAAACACCTGTTGGTGATTTTAAAGTGTGGACAAAACGATTTGGTACCAACCCTAAAATAAAAATAATACTTCTCCACGGCGGTCCTGCCATGACACACGAGTACATGGAATGTTTTGAGACTTTTTTCCAAAAGGAAGGTTTCGAATTTTACGAATACGATCAGCTGGGGTCTTATTACAGTGACCAGCCAACAGACAGCAGTCTCTGGACAACAGACCGGTTTGTTGAAGAAGTGGAGCAAGTCAGACAAGCCATTCATGCGGATAGTACTAATTTTTATGTGCTTGGAAATTCCTGGGGTGGTATTCTTGGAATGGAATATGCGTTGAAATACCAGAAAAACCTGAAAGGGTTATTGGTTGCCAACATGGTAGCCAGTGCGCCTGAGTACGGAAAGTATGCAGAGGAAGTTTTGTCCAAACAAATGAAGCCGGAAGTTCTGGCAGAAATAAGAGCCATTGAAGCTAAAAAAGATTTTGCTAATCCGCGTTTTATGGAACTGCTCATTCCTAATTTTTACAAAGAGCATTTGTGCAGATTAGAAGAATGGCCGGACGGTATCAACAGGTCCGTGAAACATGGAAACGGTATTATTTATACGTTGATGCAAGGGCCAAGCGAATTTGGAATCAGCGGCAGGCTTGCCAAATGGGATATCAAAAATCGGTTGAAAGAAATTGTAATACCAACACTCATGATTGGTGCCAAACATGATACAATGGATCCCAAAGCCATGGAAGAACAAAGCAAAATAGTGCAAAAAGGCCGGTATTTGTATTGCCCGAACGGAAGCCATCTGGCGATGTGGGACGATCAGAAAGTCTTTATGACAGGGGTTGTCAGGTTTATCAGGGATGTGGATTCGGGTGAATTTTTAAGATGA
- a CDS encoding helix-turn-helix domain-containing protein, translating to MKWYFEDRATHGQFVVNIGESTIRGEGLLNGKKEMVNTIAFNAGPDQKVMLDNISYSFQSNSVLPLVANQCFVFEKPEDIVAWQFNRNFYCIADHDAEVGCVGFLFYGIQNPLFISMCEEEIESISIIQKLCVEDMSVKDKMQGEMLRTLLKRLIIKVTRCAKKQTENYEIFTDERMDVIRKFNLLLEGYFRTQHEVQFYAQAMNKSPKTLTNIFGLCNYPAPSKLIQRRIIAEAKRYLYYTDKSAKETACELGFTSTAHFSRFFKMNVGINFSEFKAKELGKH from the coding sequence ATGAAATGGTATTTCGAGGATAGGGCTACTCACGGTCAGTTTGTTGTAAATATCGGTGAATCTACCATAAGAGGCGAGGGTTTATTAAATGGCAAAAAGGAGATGGTCAACACCATTGCATTCAACGCAGGGCCGGACCAGAAAGTGATGTTGGATAACATTTCATATTCCTTCCAATCCAACTCGGTACTTCCTCTGGTTGCGAATCAATGTTTCGTCTTTGAAAAACCTGAAGATATCGTTGCCTGGCAGTTTAACCGGAATTTTTACTGCATTGCTGATCATGATGCCGAAGTTGGCTGTGTTGGATTTTTGTTTTACGGTATTCAAAATCCATTGTTTATTTCAATGTGTGAAGAGGAAATTGAGAGTATTTCTATTATTCAGAAACTTTGCGTCGAAGATATGTCGGTGAAGGACAAAATGCAGGGTGAAATGCTGCGTACACTTCTCAAAAGGCTGATTATCAAGGTTACCCGTTGCGCAAAAAAGCAAACGGAGAATTATGAAATTTTTACAGACGAGCGAATGGATGTTATCCGTAAGTTTAATCTGCTCCTGGAAGGCTATTTCAGAACGCAGCATGAAGTGCAGTTTTATGCACAGGCGATGAACAAATCTCCGAAGACCCTGACCAATATCTTTGGCTTGTGCAATTATCCGGCTCCATCCAAGTTGATCCAGCGAAGGATCATCGCTGAGGCCAAACGTTATCTGTATTATACGGATAAATCGGCCAAGGAGACGGCTTGTGAACTCGGATTTACGAGTACGGCTCATTTTAGCAGGTTTTTCAAGATGAATGTGGGTATTAATTTTTCGGAGTTTAAGGCTAAGGAGTTGGGTAAACATTAA
- a CDS encoding spondin domain-containing protein: MNYIRKTLNWTAATLLPLAFIACTDHMDDPTSQKMMITVENVLDSRPLVESGTFKGVGTPPVILPGESVTIKFSAAKGEALTYATMYGWANDLFFAPVNPGIQVYQADGTPIEGDVSSQIKLWDNGTRINKAPGKTVMHPGVTDSQNIKEVKGVDAQGNTYLPASSMMQATLKYDGSSYFTLTLKNMTGGTANETPFSPGVWAVSYIVGGNLLNPAPLYTMDQPTANGMTSIAEAGDNAPLSNYLTGATGIFTPLSPILVVVYNGIDNPIFKNGENDRGEGLKELAQKGNADPLAAFLMGKPGVKKVYVLPAPTTKVLLPIINGQPGSSVSQELDVVAGDRIAIATMYGFSNDWFFTSMGNGTDATQKGDISTGIKLYDNGTAVDQFPGAGITQFNLAGTPLTESKAIMPVPNPNPFTTLPEINHFIKVTLN; encoded by the coding sequence ATGAACTATATCAGAAAAACTTTAAACTGGACAGCCGCAACGCTCTTGCCGCTTGCTTTCATTGCTTGTACGGATCATATGGACGATCCAACTAGTCAGAAAATGATGATTACCGTTGAAAATGTTCTGGACTCAAGACCGCTCGTTGAATCAGGCACATTTAAGGGTGTGGGAACGCCGCCGGTTATTTTGCCAGGCGAATCGGTAACTATCAAGTTTTCTGCTGCCAAAGGCGAAGCACTCACTTATGCGACCATGTATGGCTGGGCCAATGATCTCTTTTTCGCACCGGTTAATCCTGGAATTCAGGTTTACCAGGCAGACGGAACACCCATTGAAGGTGATGTTTCTTCACAGATCAAACTCTGGGATAACGGCACCAGAATAAACAAGGCACCCGGTAAAACGGTTATGCATCCCGGGGTAACTGATTCTCAGAATATTAAAGAAGTTAAAGGCGTGGATGCACAAGGAAATACGTATTTGCCAGCGTCTTCGATGATGCAGGCTACATTAAAGTACGATGGCAGTTCTTACTTTACACTCACTTTGAAAAACATGACTGGCGGAACCGCCAATGAAACACCTTTCAGTCCGGGCGTATGGGCGGTTTCTTATATTGTTGGTGGAAATTTGTTAAATCCTGCACCATTGTACACGATGGATCAACCGACTGCCAATGGCATGACATCCATTGCAGAAGCGGGAGATAACGCTCCATTGAGTAATTACCTGACTGGTGCAACGGGAATTTTCACCCCGTTATCTCCAATATTGGTGGTCGTTTACAATGGAATTGATAATCCAATTTTTAAGAACGGTGAAAATGACAGAGGCGAAGGTTTGAAAGAATTGGCACAAAAAGGAAATGCAGATCCGCTGGCAGCTTTTCTGATGGGTAAACCTGGTGTCAAAAAAGTGTATGTATTGCCGGCGCCAACTACGAAAGTTTTGCTTCCGATAATAAACGGACAGCCCGGAAGCAGTGTTTCTCAGGAACTTGACGTTGTAGCCGGCGACCGTATTGCGATTGCAACCATGTATGGTTTTTCAAATGACTGGTTTTTTACTTCGATGGGTAACGGCACGGATGCCACTCAAAAAGGTGATATTTCGACGGGTATAAAACTTTATGACAACGGAACTGCGGTCGACCAGTTTCCGGGAGCGGGCATCACGCAGTTTAATCTTGCCGGCACGCCACTTACGGAGAGCAAGGCGATTATGCCGGTTCCTAATCCGAATCCTTTCACTACCTTACCCGAAATAAATCATTTTATTAAGGTAACGCTTAATTAA
- a CDS encoding polysaccharide deacetylase family protein → MKKLIPFILCHIIFAGAFAQEKAPRLIVRGDDMGYSHAGNEALIKSYKDGFESSIEVIVPSPWFPEAVKMLAENPGIDVGIHLALTSEWDNVKWRPLSDCPSLKDADGYFYPMINSNKNYPKRAILENDWKIADVEKEFRAQIEMAIKKIPRISHFSSHMGCASMTPEVKALTIKLATEYKIPIIVTDDQLKYAPYDGDHKTPQEKVESFIRMLGKLEAGQTYLFVDHPGLDSPELRAIHHIGYEDVAMDRQGVTDLFTSEKVKAVIKEKGIKVIGYRDLGK, encoded by the coding sequence ATGAAAAAATTAATACCTTTTATACTTTGCCATATCATTTTTGCGGGCGCATTTGCCCAGGAAAAAGCACCGAGATTAATTGTCCGTGGTGATGACATGGGTTACTCGCACGCTGGCAATGAGGCCTTAATTAAATCGTATAAAGACGGATTCGAAAGTTCGATCGAAGTAATTGTGCCTTCCCCGTGGTTTCCGGAAGCCGTAAAAATGCTGGCTGAAAATCCTGGTATTGATGTAGGTATTCACCTGGCGCTTACCAGCGAATGGGACAACGTAAAATGGCGGCCCTTGTCGGATTGTCCAAGTTTGAAAGACGCGGATGGCTATTTTTATCCTATGATCAATAGCAACAAAAATTATCCAAAACGCGCTATCCTGGAAAATGACTGGAAAATTGCAGACGTTGAAAAGGAATTTCGCGCGCAAATTGAAATGGCGATAAAGAAAATTCCACGGATCAGCCATTTTTCCTCGCACATGGGCTGTGCAAGTATGACGCCGGAAGTAAAAGCACTTACTATAAAATTGGCCACTGAATATAAAATTCCAATAATTGTAACGGACGACCAGCTAAAATATGCTCCTTACGACGGTGATCATAAAACCCCTCAGGAAAAAGTTGAAAGTTTTATCAGGATGTTGGGAAAACTGGAAGCGGGACAAACGTATCTTTTTGTAGACCATCCCGGTCTCGACAGCCCCGAACTCCGTGCTATTCATCACATTGGTTACGAAGACGTTGCCATGGACAGGCAAGGTGTAACGGATTTGTTTACCAGTGAAAAGGTGAAGGCGGTTATTAAGGAAAAGGGGATTAAAGTGATTGGGTACAGGGATTTGGGGAAGTGA
- a CDS encoding DUF3095 family protein, with the protein MSANNDQFYSRLPANHIPLSELLVEEHLFYPVPANWHVIVTDIKNSTLAVANGLHETVNLIATGSIVSVLNIAYKEKITIPFFFGGDGATFIVPDSIVELAMYTLLLYKENTKTNLNLDLRVGTVPVRFIYENGHILRISKYKNSEILFIPVLLGDGLAYAEKRIKGEDYMFSSKSAREPELDLTGMQCRWDKIAPPDNGNEVVTLLAIAKDEIQQAGSFRKVISLIDEIYGPAAKRQPISVPKLKQKTSFRRMELELRARLNNYWALGLIQKWFSLFVAYLYFQTEKGRSYLNRLVSMSDTLVIDGRINTVISGNEIQRLLLVTQLDKLEESGEIVYGLYVSKESVMSCYVRDLEDGHIHFVDGSEGGYTKAAGMLKAKLRK; encoded by the coding sequence ATGTCAGCTAATAACGATCAATTTTACTCCAGACTACCGGCAAATCACATTCCCCTGAGCGAGCTGCTGGTGGAAGAACATTTGTTCTATCCCGTTCCGGCAAACTGGCATGTGATCGTGACCGACATAAAAAATTCTACTCTGGCTGTTGCTAACGGACTTCATGAAACGGTAAATCTGATTGCTACCGGCAGTATCGTTTCGGTGTTAAATATTGCTTATAAAGAGAAAATTACGATCCCGTTTTTCTTCGGCGGAGACGGAGCAACATTCATTGTTCCCGATTCCATCGTGGAGCTGGCCATGTACACGCTATTGCTCTACAAAGAAAACACGAAAACCAATTTGAACCTGGATCTGCGTGTAGGAACAGTTCCGGTCCGGTTTATTTACGAAAACGGGCATATTCTTAGAATAAGCAAATACAAAAATTCTGAAATTCTGTTCATTCCTGTCTTGCTTGGTGACGGCCTGGCGTATGCGGAGAAAAGGATAAAGGGAGAAGACTATATGTTTTCATCCAAATCGGCCCGTGAGCCTGAGTTGGATCTTACAGGCATGCAATGCCGGTGGGATAAAATTGCGCCACCGGATAATGGCAATGAAGTAGTTACTCTCCTCGCAATCGCCAAAGATGAGATACAACAAGCCGGCTCTTTTAGAAAGGTGATCAGCCTTATTGATGAAATATACGGCCCGGCAGCAAAAAGGCAGCCTATATCAGTTCCTAAGCTCAAACAAAAAACCAGTTTCCGCAGAATGGAATTGGAGCTACGCGCCAGGCTCAACAATTATTGGGCATTAGGTCTGATCCAAAAATGGTTTAGCCTATTCGTCGCCTATCTTTATTTTCAAACAGAAAAGGGAAGGTCCTATTTGAACAGGCTTGTAAGCATGTCGGATACACTGGTGATTGACGGGCGGATCAATACGGTTATCTCCGGCAATGAAATTCAGCGGCTTTTACTGGTAACACAGCTTGATAAATTGGAGGAATCCGGCGAAATCGTTTACGGATTGTATGTAAGCAAGGAATCCGTTATGTCGTGTTACGTACGCGATCTGGAAGACGGACATATACATTTTGTGGATGGCTCAGAGGGAGGTTATACCAAAGCGGCAGGAATGCTGAAAGCGAAACTGAGAAAGTAA
- a CDS encoding DoxX family protein → MNKIEEIYYEAKSDKWFRGFAMFCRIALAASFIPAGYVKIMGERFASGLPSNNPLGHYFDALHLTGYYYTFIGIGQIIIAILLLIPRTSLLGAMMYFPVILNICVLTYATRFNGTRIVTMMVLADLFLLIWDYDRLKHILPFKQIQTNTPVLEKPNKRLRILFFGGSIAVLAFIIFGTFYLYEIVPGNSEAECRNQCASGKKPAACQVFCDCIYNQGQPLDSCLANFDKSKDIRKSDMQ, encoded by the coding sequence ATGAATAAAATTGAAGAAATATATTACGAAGCAAAATCTGATAAATGGTTTAGGGGATTTGCGATGTTTTGCCGCATCGCACTTGCTGCGAGTTTTATTCCGGCAGGTTACGTTAAAATTATGGGTGAAAGGTTCGCCAGTGGTTTGCCGTCCAATAACCCTTTGGGACATTACTTCGATGCTTTACATCTGACGGGATATTATTATACTTTTATAGGGATTGGTCAGATCATCATAGCGATACTTTTATTGATTCCGAGAACATCGCTTCTTGGTGCGATGATGTATTTTCCCGTCATCCTCAATATTTGTGTGCTAACTTATGCTACCCGTTTTAACGGTACCCGGATTGTAACGATGATGGTATTGGCTGACTTATTTTTATTGATCTGGGACTACGACCGTTTGAAACACATTTTGCCATTTAAGCAAATTCAGACAAATACTCCTGTGTTAGAAAAGCCGAATAAACGCCTTCGGATCCTCTTTTTTGGAGGTTCCATTGCAGTTCTAGCCTTTATTATTTTTGGTACTTTTTATTTATACGAGATTGTGCCGGGCAACTCAGAAGCTGAATGCAGAAATCAATGTGCTTCAGGTAAAAAACCGGCGGCTTGCCAGGTTTTTTGTGACTGCATTTATAATCAGGGCCAACCGCTGGACAGTTGTCTGGCAAATTTTGACAAGTCAAAAGATATTCGTAAATCCGATATGCAGTAG